The proteins below come from a single Streptococcus porcinus genomic window:
- a CDS encoding ABC transporter permease — protein sequence MKKTSKFYSIPYFLWIFLFVLAPVALLFYKSFFDIQGHLTLANYQIFFSSWTYLRMVFNSIVYAGIITIVTLLLSYPAAYCLTKLKHRQLWLMLIILPTWVNLLLKAYAFMGIFGQQGGINAFLTFVGIGPKQILFTDFSFIFVASYIELPFMILPIFNALDDIDGNVINASRDLGANEVQTFSRVIFPLSMSGVRAGVQSVFIPSLSLFMLTRLIGGNRVITLGTAIEQHFLTTQNWGMGSTIGVVLIFTMLVIMWITKEKSQ from the coding sequence ATGAAGAAAACCTCTAAGTTTTACTCGATTCCCTATTTTCTTTGGATTTTTCTTTTTGTTCTAGCACCAGTTGCTCTCTTATTTTACAAATCTTTTTTCGATATCCAAGGTCATCTTACTCTGGCTAACTATCAGATTTTTTTCAGTTCCTGGACTTATCTACGTATGGTTTTTAATTCCATTGTTTATGCAGGAATTATTACGATAGTCACTCTTTTGTTATCTTATCCAGCAGCCTACTGCTTAACTAAGCTTAAGCATCGGCAATTATGGTTAATGTTAATTATTTTACCGACTTGGGTTAATCTTTTGTTAAAAGCTTATGCCTTTATGGGGATTTTTGGTCAGCAAGGTGGGATTAATGCCTTTTTAACTTTTGTTGGAATCGGCCCTAAGCAAATCCTATTTACAGATTTTTCTTTTATTTTTGTAGCTTCATATATTGAACTTCCTTTTATGATATTACCAATTTTTAATGCTTTAGATGATATAGATGGAAATGTTATAAATGCTAGTCGCGATCTAGGGGCAAATGAAGTTCAAACTTTTTCTCGTGTCATCTTTCCCTTATCAATGAGCGGTGTACGTGCAGGGGTACAGTCTGTTTTCATTCCAAGTTTGAGTCTTTTCATGCTAACACGCCTTATTGGTGGAAACCGTGTCATCACTCTTGGAACAGCCATTGAGCAGCACTTCCTAACCACGCAAAATTGGGGAATGGGTTCTACTATTGGTGTGGTTCTCATTTTTACCATGCTTGTCATTATGTGGATAACAAAGGAGAAAAGCCAATGA
- a CDS encoding response regulator — MNVLIIEDDPMVDFIHRNYLEKINQFDIILSSSTIKDAKEKCNNFKIDLVLLDIHIKDGNGLQFLEYLRQEHLNCEVIIISAANDGKNIKLGFHLGIVDYLIKPFTYERFKESIDLFLAQFKRLNQTTLQQEHIDSLKINNKEVSSQNRQSLLLEKGLSQTTMQLVLNTIDTLADSFTIQDITQKSQLSHVSVRKYITFLEENNYLLSEQIYTKVGRPYRVYHKKPSPTTHSFYS, encoded by the coding sequence ATGAATGTTTTAATTATCGAAGATGATCCTATGGTAGATTTCATTCATCGAAATTATTTGGAAAAAATAAACCAATTCGATATCATTTTATCCAGTAGCACTATCAAGGATGCTAAAGAAAAATGTAATAACTTCAAGATTGATCTCGTCCTACTGGATATTCATATTAAAGATGGCAACGGCTTGCAATTTTTAGAGTATCTAAGACAAGAACACCTTAATTGTGAAGTCATTATTATTTCAGCTGCTAATGATGGTAAAAATATTAAATTGGGCTTTCACCTTGGAATTGTAGACTACTTAATCAAACCATTTACCTACGAACGGTTCAAAGAAAGTATTGACTTATTTTTAGCACAATTCAAACGCTTAAACCAAACAACCTTACAACAAGAACACATTGACTCTCTTAAAATAAACAATAAAGAAGTGTCCTCTCAAAATAGACAATCCTTGCTATTAGAAAAAGGACTATCACAAACGACTATGCAGCTTGTTCTTAATACAATTGATACTTTAGCTGATTCCTTTACCATACAAGATATTACCCAAAAATCCCAACTTTCTCATGTTTCTGTTCGCAAATATATTACTTTTTTAGAAGAAAATAATTACTTGCTGAGTGAGCAGATTTATACAAAGGTGGGACGTCCATACCGTGTTTATCATAAAAAACCTTCCCCTACTACCCACTCCTTTTACTCTTAA
- a CDS encoding ABC transporter permease — protein sequence MKKFVPIYLTFTFVLLYIPILYLIFYSFNKGGDMNGFTGVTLEHYRTLFADSRLMSILLQTFVLAFSSALIATFIGTFGAIFIHHAKKRFQNSLLSANNVLMVSPDVMIGASFLILFTTLKFQLGAFSVLLSHIAFSIPIVVLMVLPRLKEMNQDMINAAYDLGASQFQMMKEVMLPFLTPGIIAGYFMAFTYSLDDFAVTFFLTGNGFTTLSVEIYSRARRGISLDINALSTIVFFVSILLVMGYYYISLDKEDKHA from the coding sequence ATGAAAAAATTTGTTCCAATTTATTTAACATTCACTTTTGTACTTCTCTATATTCCGATTTTATATCTCATTTTTTATTCTTTTAATAAAGGAGGGGATATGAATGGATTTACTGGGGTAACATTGGAACATTATCGGACGCTTTTTGCTGATAGTCGACTGATGTCAATTCTCTTGCAGACTTTTGTCTTAGCATTTTCAAGTGCCTTGATTGCAACCTTCATCGGTACTTTTGGTGCTATATTCATTCATCATGCTAAAAAAAGATTCCAGAATTCGCTCCTATCTGCCAATAATGTTCTCATGGTTTCACCAGATGTTATGATTGGTGCATCATTTTTGATACTTTTTACAACTTTGAAGTTCCAATTAGGTGCTTTTTCAGTCCTCTTAAGTCACATTGCCTTCTCAATTCCAATTGTCGTTTTGATGGTCTTACCACGACTTAAGGAAATGAATCAAGATATGATTAATGCAGCCTATGATTTGGGAGCTAGTCAATTTCAGATGATGAAAGAAGTTATGTTGCCTTTCTTAACACCTGGTATTATTGCTGGATACTTTATGGCTTTTACGTATTCATTGGATGATTTTGCAGTTACTTTCTTTTTAACAGGTAATGGTTTTACTACGCTTTCTGTAGAGATTTATTCACGCGCTCGGCGAGGTATCTCACTTGACATTAATGCCCTCTCAACGATTGTCTTTTTTGTCTCAATACTTTTGGTAATGGGCTATTATTATATCTCACTCGATAAGGAGGACAAGCATGCGTAA
- the folK gene encoding 2-amino-4-hydroxy-6-hydroxymethyldihydropteridine diphosphokinase, whose protein sequence is MTKIYLSLGSNMGNRKAYLEKAISQLSQLPKTHLAKISAIYETVAWGKTDQDNFLNLAACFETDLEPITFLNHIHTIEKKLGRVRHEKWGPRTIDIDILLFGELVYKTKDLTIPHPFMTQRAFVLIPLLEINPELKLNGETGYLSGYLSRLPKNDIKSVVKVS, encoded by the coding sequence ATGACAAAGATATACCTTAGTTTAGGCAGTAATATGGGAAATCGGAAGGCTTATCTCGAGAAAGCTATTAGTCAGTTATCTCAGTTACCGAAAACACACTTAGCTAAAATCTCTGCTATTTATGAAACAGTAGCTTGGGGTAAAACGGACCAAGATAATTTTTTAAACTTAGCTGCTTGTTTTGAGACTGATTTAGAACCTATCACTTTTTTAAATCATATTCATACAATTGAAAAGAAACTTGGAAGAGTTCGTCATGAGAAATGGGGACCACGTACTATAGATATTGATATTCTACTTTTTGGAGAGTTAGTATATAAGACTAAGGACCTAACGATTCCTCACCCATTTATGACGCAACGAGCCTTTGTGCTTATTCCGCTTTTGGAAATTAATCCTGAGTTAAAACTTAATGGAGAAACTGGCTATTTATCAGGCTATCTTTCTAGATTACCAAAGAATGATATTAAAAGCGTGGTAAAAGTATCATAA
- the folB gene encoding dihydroneopterin aldolase, producing MDKIRLNGCRFYGYHGALAEEQILGQIFVIDLELAVDLLSASKTDYLEETVHYGHVFERVKVIVESQRFALIERLGGAICDDLFQEFPMIEGITISIKKENPPIAGHYDSVGIILERRR from the coding sequence ATGGATAAGATAAGGTTAAATGGTTGTCGTTTTTATGGCTACCATGGCGCATTAGCTGAAGAACAGATTTTAGGGCAGATTTTTGTGATTGACTTGGAACTGGCTGTTGATTTGTTATCAGCCTCAAAAACTGACTACTTAGAAGAAACTGTACACTATGGCCATGTTTTTGAAAGGGTCAAAGTCATTGTTGAAAGCCAACGCTTTGCGCTGATTGAAAGATTAGGTGGCGCAATTTGTGACGACTTGTTTCAAGAATTTCCGATGATTGAAGGGATCACTATTTCTATCAAAAAGGAGAATCCACCGATTGCAGGACATTATGATTCTGTTGGTATTATTTTGGAGAGAAGAAGATGA
- a CDS encoding ABC transporter substrate-binding protein, producing the protein MRKLYSFIAGILAIIVVLAGLSFAIQKKTGSANQADKLVIYNWGDYIDPALLKKFTKETGIQVQYETFDSNEAMYTKIKQGGTTYDIAVPSDYTIDKMIKEKLLVKLDKSKLKGMDAIGKEFLGKSFDPKNDYSIPYFWGTVGIVYNDQQVRHAPKHWEDLWRPEYKDKIMLIDGAREMLGIGLTTFGNSVNSKNMDQLKAAEKRLQSLTPNIKAIVADEMKGYMIQGDAAIGVTFSGEASEMLANNKHLHYVVPTEGSNLWFDNLVLPKTMKHEKEAYAFLNFINEPKNAAQNAEYIGYATPNTKAKAILPKEIKEDPAFYPTNETIKKLEVYDNLGNYWLGVYNDLYLQFKMYRK; encoded by the coding sequence ATGCGTAAATTGTATTCTTTTATTGCTGGGATATTGGCCATTATTGTTGTCCTAGCTGGTCTTTCTTTTGCTATTCAGAAAAAAACAGGGTCTGCTAATCAAGCAGATAAATTAGTCATTTACAACTGGGGTGATTATATTGATCCTGCTTTGCTGAAAAAATTTACAAAGGAAACTGGTATTCAAGTGCAGTACGAAACCTTTGATTCCAACGAAGCCATGTACACCAAAATAAAACAAGGTGGAACAACCTATGATATTGCTGTGCCAAGTGATTACACCATAGACAAAATGATTAAAGAAAAGCTTTTAGTCAAATTGGATAAAAGTAAATTAAAAGGGATGGATGCGATAGGTAAGGAGTTCTTAGGGAAAAGTTTTGATCCTAAAAATGATTACTCAATTCCCTATTTCTGGGGAACGGTTGGTATTGTGTACAATGACCAACAAGTAAGACATGCTCCCAAGCATTGGGAGGATTTATGGCGTCCTGAATACAAAGATAAAATCATGTTGATTGATGGGGCAAGAGAGATGCTGGGAATAGGTTTGACCACATTTGGCAATAGCGTCAACTCTAAAAATATGGACCAATTAAAAGCAGCAGAAAAACGACTTCAATCATTAACGCCAAATATCAAAGCCATTGTTGCCGATGAAATGAAAGGTTATATGATTCAAGGAGATGCTGCTATCGGAGTCACTTTCTCAGGCGAAGCAAGTGAGATGCTTGCTAATAATAAGCATTTGCACTATGTTGTTCCTACAGAAGGTTCAAACCTCTGGTTTGATAATTTGGTCTTACCAAAAACGATGAAACATGAAAAAGAAGCCTATGCCTTTTTAAATTTTATCAATGAGCCTAAGAACGCTGCTCAAAATGCAGAATATATCGGCTATGCTACTCCAAATACCAAGGCAAAAGCTATCTTACCAAAAGAGATAAAAGAAGATCCTGCTTTTTACCCAACAAATGAAACCATCAAGAAATTAGAGGTTTACGACAACCTAGGAAATTATTGGTTGGGAGTCTATAATGATCTCTATCTGCAATTTAAAATGTACCGCAAATAA
- a CDS encoding sensor histidine kinase encodes MRRHLSLWASLSLILVSMIIVTGSIFYGITIHETYRSIKQQESHLLTATGKMLSENDQIIQSLENKQTNQSLISYTKGITRAYDLDYVVVMDMQGIRYTHPNLHKIGKPFQGGDEKTVLKGKEVISIAKGSLGKSLRYLIPVKNSSGKQIGALAVGIKLTTLNEVVTLSKQKYTSAVILSLVFSLLVTSIISMRLKKQLHNLEPSEIYQLLEERNAMLDQIENAVFIINRQHHIELVNPSANQLVQQKLNLEHLKGRKIESIFQNFSSLDLHQGHEQLLKWQDEDFLITISHISVKKDLRGYLLLIRNASDAIYTMDQLVYTTTYASALQAQTHKFMNQLHVIYGLVDISYFDQLKIYLDSLLEPESEFFTRLSVLIKEPLLASFLIGEQEKFQELNVSLTFEVTSDIPRNQTQNQLNNVLMIFRYLHTHVLKGLNPKFVTITLSYQDDTLFSSYQINDKLIEAQNIEDILENHYFKQLLVKTHSNSTKQLFTSPLEFTVAIPYKGE; translated from the coding sequence ATGAGAAGACATCTATCATTATGGGCCAGCTTATCTCTTATATTAGTAAGTATGATAATCGTAACAGGCTCAATCTTTTATGGGATAACAATTCATGAAACCTACCGTTCTATTAAACAGCAAGAAAGTCATCTTCTAACAGCAACGGGGAAAATGTTATCTGAAAATGATCAAATTATTCAAAGTCTTGAAAATAAGCAAACCAATCAATCACTTATTTCCTATACCAAAGGTATTACGAGGGCTTATGACCTAGACTATGTTGTTGTTATGGACATGCAAGGAATTAGATACACACATCCTAATCTTCATAAAATTGGCAAGCCTTTTCAAGGTGGAGATGAGAAAACTGTTTTGAAAGGTAAGGAAGTTATTTCAATAGCTAAGGGGAGTTTAGGGAAATCTCTTAGGTATTTAATTCCTGTTAAAAATAGCAGTGGCAAACAAATAGGTGCCCTTGCCGTTGGGATAAAATTAACAACTTTAAATGAAGTTGTTACCTTATCCAAGCAAAAATACACCTCAGCAGTTATTTTATCCCTTGTCTTTAGTTTATTAGTAACATCAATTATTTCAATGAGGTTAAAAAAACAACTCCATAATTTAGAACCTAGCGAAATTTATCAGCTCTTAGAAGAACGTAATGCTATGCTGGATCAAATCGAAAATGCTGTCTTTATTATTAATCGCCAACATCATATTGAATTGGTTAACCCTTCAGCTAATCAATTAGTTCAGCAGAAACTTAATTTAGAACATCTTAAAGGACGAAAAATTGAAAGTATTTTCCAAAACTTTTCCAGTCTAGATTTACATCAAGGTCATGAGCAACTTTTAAAATGGCAGGATGAGGATTTTCTTATTACAATTTCTCATATTTCTGTGAAAAAAGACCTTCGAGGCTATTTGCTCTTGATTCGGAATGCCTCAGATGCTATATATACCATGGATCAGCTGGTTTATACGACAACATATGCTTCAGCCCTGCAAGCACAGACCCATAAATTTATGAATCAGCTGCATGTGATTTATGGTTTAGTTGATATTTCTTATTTTGATCAGCTTAAAATCTACTTAGATAGTTTACTTGAACCTGAATCAGAATTTTTTACGCGTTTGTCCGTTTTAATTAAAGAACCTCTACTGGCAAGCTTCCTAATTGGAGAACAAGAAAAATTTCAAGAGCTCAATGTTAGTTTGACCTTTGAAGTAACTAGTGATATTCCTCGAAATCAAACCCAAAATCAATTAAACAATGTCTTAATGATTTTTAGATATCTTCACACTCATGTACTAAAAGGATTGAATCCTAAATTTGTAACAATCACTTTAAGTTATCAAGATGACACACTCTTTAGCTCTTATCAAATTAACGATAAGTTAATAGAGGCTCAAAATATCGAAGATATATTAGAAAACCACTATTTCAAACAACTACTTGTTAAAACTCACTCTAACTCAACGAAACAGCTTTTCACTTCCCCGCTAGAATTTACAGTCGCCATTCCCTATAAAGGAGAGTAA
- a CDS encoding 2-hydroxycarboxylate transporter family protein: protein MGINHENDAVDKASEHNQKKWLAFKVGSVPLPVYLVFATLILFTACLQQLPVNMLGGFAVILTMGWLLGTIGANIPGLKNFGGPAILSLLIPSILVFFNLLNPNILGATKVLMKDANFLYFYIACLVCGSILGMNRKILIQGLFRMIIPMLLGMVCAMAVGTLVGVILGLEWQHALFYIVTPVLAGGIGEGILPLSLGYSAITGVGSEQLVAQLIPATIIGNFFAIMCTALLSRFGEKYPQYSGKGQLVKVGHGEDMADALKDNSGALDVKLMGGGVLTACSLFIAGGLLQYLTGFPGPVLMILLAAFLKYLNVIPQETQNGAKQLYKFISSNFTFPLMAGLGLLYIPLKDVVATLSWQYFVIVISVVFTVISVGFFVSRFLNMNPVEAGIISACQSGMGGTGDVAILSTADRMNLMPFAQVATRLGGAITVITMTAILRIIFK, encoded by the coding sequence ATGGGGATAAATCATGAAAATGATGCCGTAGATAAAGCATCAGAACACAATCAGAAGAAATGGTTAGCCTTTAAAGTAGGCTCAGTTCCATTACCAGTTTACCTAGTTTTTGCAACTTTAATTCTTTTTACAGCATGTCTTCAACAGTTGCCAGTTAATATGTTGGGAGGTTTTGCAGTCATTTTGACAATGGGGTGGTTGTTAGGCACCATTGGGGCTAATATTCCTGGATTAAAAAATTTTGGCGGTCCGGCGATATTATCGTTGCTCATTCCTTCGATATTGGTATTTTTCAACCTTTTAAACCCGAATATTTTAGGAGCTACCAAAGTTCTAATGAAAGATGCCAATTTCCTATATTTCTATATTGCCTGCCTTGTCTGTGGTAGTATTTTAGGGATGAATCGAAAAATATTAATTCAAGGACTATTTCGTATGATTATTCCGATGCTTCTTGGAATGGTATGTGCGATGGCAGTGGGGACCTTAGTTGGTGTTATTTTAGGATTAGAGTGGCAGCATGCATTATTTTATATTGTTACACCTGTCTTAGCAGGTGGTATTGGTGAAGGTATTTTACCTTTGTCATTAGGCTACAGTGCGATTACGGGCGTAGGAAGTGAACAATTAGTAGCTCAACTTATCCCAGCAACAATTATCGGTAACTTTTTTGCTATTATGTGTACAGCCTTACTATCTCGTTTTGGCGAAAAATATCCGCAATATTCCGGAAAAGGGCAATTGGTGAAGGTTGGTCATGGTGAAGATATGGCTGATGCCCTAAAAGACAATTCCGGGGCTTTAGATGTTAAACTCATGGGTGGGGGCGTCCTTACAGCATGTTCTCTTTTCATAGCGGGTGGTTTATTACAGTATTTAACAGGTTTCCCAGGACCAGTATTGATGATTCTACTAGCGGCCTTCTTGAAATATTTAAATGTTATCCCACAAGAAACGCAGAATGGAGCTAAGCAACTTTATAAATTTATTTCTAGTAACTTTACTTTTCCCTTAATGGCGGGGCTTGGGCTGCTTTATATTCCTCTTAAAGATGTAGTAGCAACCCTAAGTTGGCAATATTTTGTCATTGTTATTAGTGTTGTTTTCACTGTCATTTCTGTAGGTTTCTTTGTTTCTCGTTTTTTAAATATGAATCCTGTAGAGGCAGGTATTATTTCAGCTTGTCAAAGTGGTATGGGAGGAACAGGAGATGTTGCTATCTTAAGCACTGCTGATAGAATGAACTTAATGCCATTCGCACAAGTTGCAACACGCTTGGGTGGTGCCATTACGGTTATTACAATGACAGCAATTTTAAGAATAATTTTCAAATAG
- a CDS encoding ABC transporter ATP-binding protein, with translation MTKPIITFKNVSKTFEDNGTQVLKNINFELEEGKFYTLLGASGSGKSTILNIIAGLIDASSGDVFLDGKRINDVPISKRDVHTVFQNYALFPHMNVFDNVAFALKLKNVPKVEIAKRVQETLKMVQLEGFEKRPIQKLSGGQRQRVAIARAIINQPRVVLLDEPLSALDLKLRTEMQYELRELQQRLGITFVFVTHDQEEALAMSDWIFVMNDGEIVQSGTPVDIYDEPINHFVANFIGESNIINGTMIEDYLVSFNGKTFESVDGGMRPNEPVEVVIRPEDLQITLPEEGKLQVKVDTQLFRGVHYEIIAYDELGNEWMIHSTRKAIEGEIIGLSFTPEDIHIMRLNETEEEFDARIEEYVDTDEQEEGLINAIEEERNEENL, from the coding sequence TTGACTAAGCCAATTATCACATTTAAAAATGTTTCTAAAACATTTGAAGACAATGGTACACAGGTACTAAAAAATATTAATTTTGAACTTGAAGAGGGTAAATTTTATACTCTTTTAGGTGCATCCGGTTCAGGGAAATCTACTATTTTGAATATTATTGCGGGGCTTATTGATGCAAGCAGTGGTGATGTTTTTCTTGACGGGAAACGAATTAATGATGTTCCCATCAGTAAACGAGATGTTCATACTGTATTCCAAAATTATGCCCTCTTTCCCCATATGAATGTTTTTGATAACGTGGCTTTCGCCTTAAAATTAAAAAATGTCCCTAAAGTTGAAATAGCAAAAAGGGTTCAAGAAACTTTAAAAATGGTTCAATTAGAGGGTTTTGAAAAAAGACCTATTCAAAAATTGTCAGGTGGTCAAAGGCAACGTGTAGCGATAGCACGCGCAATTATTAATCAACCTCGCGTGGTTTTACTTGATGAACCATTGTCAGCTTTAGATTTGAAATTACGCACAGAAATGCAATACGAACTACGTGAACTTCAACAAAGGCTTGGAATTACCTTTGTATTTGTCACCCATGATCAAGAAGAAGCATTAGCTATGAGTGATTGGATTTTCGTCATGAATGATGGTGAAATTGTTCAGTCAGGGACGCCTGTTGATATTTACGACGAGCCGATTAATCATTTTGTTGCAAACTTTATTGGAGAATCTAACATCATTAACGGAACTATGATTGAGGATTATTTAGTGTCCTTCAATGGGAAAACCTTTGAATCGGTTGATGGTGGTATGCGTCCAAATGAACCAGTAGAAGTAGTGATTCGTCCAGAAGACCTGCAGATTACTCTACCTGAAGAAGGTAAGCTCCAAGTTAAGGTTGACACTCAGTTATTCCGTGGTGTTCATTACGAAATTATTGCTTATGATGAGCTTGGTAATGAGTGGATGATTCATTCTACTCGCAAAGCCATTGAGGGCGAAATTATTGGATTGTCCTTTACTCCAGAAGATATTCATATCATGCGTTTAAATGAGACAGAAGAAGAATTTGATGCGCGTATTGAAGAATATGTTGATACCGATGAGCAGGAGGAGGGACTGATTAACGCAATCGAGGAGGAACGTAATGAAGAAAACCTCTAA
- the murB gene encoding UDP-N-acetylmuramate dehydrogenase gives MIEELAGIDIRINEPLKKYTYTKVGGPADYLVFPRNRIELTRVVKYANQHKIPWLVLGNASNLIVRDGGIRGFVIMFDKLNLITVDGYTIEAEAGANLIETTKVAKYHSLTGFEFACGIPGSIGGAIFMNAGAYGGEIANIFLSAKVLTPEGEIKTVTAREMAFGYRISAVQTSGDIVISAKFALNPGNFEQISQEMDRLNYLRRLKQPLEYPSCGSVFKRPIGHFAGQLIMEAGLKGYRIGGVEVSEKHAGFMINVDQGTAHDYEQLIAHVIATVKTNSGITLEREVRIIGEELT, from the coding sequence ATGATTGAAGAACTTGCCGGAATTGATATCCGGATTAATGAACCTTTAAAAAAATATACTTATACCAAAGTTGGTGGTCCTGCTGATTACTTGGTTTTCCCTCGTAATCGTATTGAATTAACACGGGTTGTTAAGTATGCAAATCAGCATAAGATTCCTTGGTTGGTTCTTGGCAATGCAAGTAATCTAATTGTTCGAGACGGTGGTATTCGTGGCTTTGTGATTATGTTTGATAAACTTAATTTAATAACGGTTGATGGCTATACTATTGAAGCAGAAGCAGGGGCTAATCTGATAGAGACAACCAAGGTCGCTAAATATCATAGCTTAACTGGCTTTGAGTTTGCTTGTGGTATACCAGGAAGCATTGGCGGTGCTATTTTTATGAATGCTGGTGCCTACGGTGGTGAAATAGCTAACATCTTTCTTTCGGCTAAAGTCTTAACGCCAGAGGGTGAAATTAAAACAGTAACAGCGAGAGAGATGGCTTTTGGCTATCGGATATCTGCTGTCCAAACTAGTGGCGATATTGTTATTTCTGCTAAATTTGCTCTAAATCCAGGGAATTTTGAACAGATTTCCCAAGAAATGGATCGTCTCAATTATCTTAGACGTCTAAAACAACCATTAGAGTATCCTTCTTGTGGGTCTGTCTTTAAACGTCCTATTGGTCATTTTGCTGGCCAGTTGATTATGGAAGCCGGCTTGAAAGGTTACCGTATTGGTGGGGTTGAAGTTTCGGAAAAACACGCAGGTTTCATGATTAATGTTGATCAAGGAACTGCGCATGATTATGAACAATTAATTGCTCACGTTATTGCAACCGTCAAAACCAACTCTGGTATTACCTTAGAAAGGGAAGTACGTATTATCGGGGAAGAGTTGACCTGA
- a CDS encoding NAD(P)-dependent malic enzyme, whose amino-acid sequence MTKDFGQLALEQAKNFGGKLEVIPKVAIENKHDLSIAYTPGVASVSTAIAKDKELGYELTSKKNTVAVVSDGSAVLGLGDIGALAAMPVMEGKAALFKAFAGVDAVPIVLDTNDTEEIISIVKALSPTFGGINLEDISAPRCFEIEQRLIEECDIPVFHDDQHGTAIVVLAAIFNSLKLIGKALEDVKVVVNGGGSAGLSITRKLLAAGAKQVTIVDKFGIINEKDGHKLAPHHLEIAKLTNRAFQSGTLEDALEGADIFVGVSAPGVLKAEWIAKMAEKPVIFAMANPIPEIYPDQAIEAGAYIVGTGRSDFPNQINNVLAFPGIFRGALDARAKTITVEMQIAAAKGIASLIPDKELSPTHIIPDAFQEGVAEIVAKSVRQAAD is encoded by the coding sequence ATGACAAAAGATTTTGGACAATTAGCATTAGAGCAAGCGAAAAACTTTGGTGGTAAGTTAGAAGTCATCCCTAAAGTAGCTATTGAAAATAAACATGATTTGAGTATTGCTTATACACCAGGGGTTGCAAGTGTTTCGACAGCAATTGCTAAAGATAAAGAGCTAGGTTACGAATTAACAAGTAAAAAGAATACGGTTGCGGTAGTTAGTGACGGTTCAGCGGTACTTGGCTTAGGAGATATAGGGGCATTAGCTGCTATGCCCGTTATGGAAGGTAAGGCAGCGCTCTTTAAAGCATTTGCTGGTGTTGATGCTGTTCCGATCGTGCTTGATACAAATGACACTGAAGAAATTATTAGCATAGTAAAAGCACTTTCTCCAACCTTTGGAGGCATCAATCTGGAGGATATTTCAGCTCCTAGGTGCTTTGAAATTGAACAACGCCTTATTGAAGAATGTGATATTCCTGTATTCCATGATGATCAACACGGTACTGCAATTGTGGTATTAGCAGCGATTTTCAATTCCCTTAAATTAATTGGTAAAGCTCTTGAAGACGTCAAAGTTGTTGTTAATGGTGGAGGCTCTGCGGGTCTATCTATTACGCGAAAATTATTAGCTGCTGGGGCCAAGCAGGTCACAATTGTTGATAAATTCGGAATCATTAATGAAAAGGATGGTCATAAACTGGCACCACACCATTTGGAAATTGCCAAGCTTACTAACCGAGCATTTCAATCTGGTACCTTAGAAGATGCTCTAGAAGGGGCTGATATATTTGTCGGTGTCTCAGCTCCTGGTGTTTTAAAAGCAGAGTGGATTGCTAAAATGGCTGAAAAACCTGTTATTTTTGCCATGGCTAATCCTATTCCTGAAATTTATCCCGATCAAGCTATTGAAGCTGGAGCCTATATTGTTGGAACTGGAAGAAGTGATTTTCCAAACCAAATTAATAATGTTTTAGCCTTTCCAGGAATCTTCCGCGGAGCTTTAGATGCGCGTGCTAAGACAATCACTGTTGAGATGCAAATAGCAGCAGCAAAAGGGATAGCAAGCTTAATACCAGATAAAGAATTATCACCAACCCATATTATCCCTGATGCCTTTCAAGAAGGTGTGGCAGAAATTGTCGCAAAAAGTGTTCGCCAAGCAGCAGATTAA